In one Notolabrus celidotus isolate fNotCel1 chromosome 1, fNotCel1.pri, whole genome shotgun sequence genomic region, the following are encoded:
- the si:dkey-264d12.5 gene encoding coiled-coil domain-containing protein 30 isoform X2: protein MDQPEDELQQISKWLSEEGLSPDSPKEAQLCLLWRALQHTRGRLSRVTWDLDKQRSQHSAELTEVRKSLEQIRIFTEHKDVLAQEIQDENDQLKDQLRRLISLQDAQISEVAKMLYQQGLTELIHSSPSEQVAYLLVERASLLETGEVPDHLKGQGIREGVEVQAETQSTNTQQSPHKGAPRHHQNPWRRLFGLHKASQSKNTFILAEARRLAGQASSVQRECSRLERDLEEGSRRLAMAHSEIRRLTDELESSHLTQRAYEPELQAAQQEVEQLRQEVEKVKKYELVELRKTKELNDRLDLEIRSLRTRVRSLDAEKNSLQQTVVFLQREVGRLQSDLKEQQLTEQQLLTVKTQAAERALMNQTCRNLQKELDAQARCLMEKEETVISLQREVEQQQSALQEQKQQAEQKILTAQAQASQSNELVQSWATELIQSKEICKDLQNMLSAQSGCLLEKESEIQTLRQQLDDSHKENLIATISKRETNLEDSSLENQTEVETHHDGNTHCRLRDSFAMEMKELLTQIPNLKKIRHQDFPEFKEAVTTLLATQDECETLKKEICEILECLDKERSKCHEMKEKHKTRLLRAKQKLDDETAWRDDKISNLERELSLCSHSLAKEKEVTISITVENDKLLIERRRLLQQLNEEEHNKKDCNLTASLSKCRVDFLEIENKKLGNKILHMSNQLTVLERSLQKVQSLHLNEELKKTSNPMQVLKSLRLQIPSVMMPESSEIQDLFKNAQNKQPEDVTSFLSGSLSRSSEMGYLNLTSAQSLSDHSAPLAGFGSSDRTCS from the exons ATGGACCAACCAGAG GATGAGCTGCAGCAGATATCCAAATGGCTAAGTGAGGAGGGACTTTCTCCCGACTCGCCTAAGGaggctcagctgtgtttactatGGCGTGCTCTCCAGCATACAAGAGGCCGTCTGAGCAGAGTGACCTGGGATCTGGACAAGCAGCGCTCTCAGCACTCAGCAGAACTGACAGAG gtaCGAAAGTCCTTGGAGCAGATCCGAATCTTTACAGAGCACAAAGATGTTCTGGCTCAGGAGATACAAGATGAAAACGATCAGCTCAAGGACCAGCTGCGTCGGCTAATATCTCTTCAAG ATGCTCAGATAAGTGAGGTGGCTAAAATGCTGTATCAGCAGGGTCTCACAGAGCTGATTCACAGCAGCCCCAGTGAGCAGGTGGCCTACCTCCTGGTTGAGAGAGCCTCTTTACTTGAAACGGGTGAAGTACCGGACCACCTAAAGGGTCAAGGAATCAGAGAGGGGGTTGAAGTCCAAGCTGAGACGCAGAGCACAAATACACAACAG TCTCCCCACAAGGGGGCACCACGTCATCACCAGAATCCATGGAGGAGACTCTTTGGACTACACAAAGCCTCTCAAAGCAAAAACACTTTTATTCTG GCTGAGGCCAGGCGTTTGGCTGGCCAGGCAAGCAGCGTGCAGAGGGAGTGCTCCCGTTTGGAGCGTGACTTGGAGGAGGGTTCACGTCGGTTGGCCATGGCCCACAGTGAGATCAGGCGTTTGACCGATGAGCTGGAGTCTTCTCATTTGACCCAAAGAGCTTATG agCCTGAGCTGCAGGCAGCACAGCAGGAGGTAGAGCAACTCAGACAGGAAGtagaaaaagtaaagaaatatg AACTTGTAGAACTGCGAAAGACCAAGGAGCTAAATGATCGACTGGATCTGGAGATCAGATCCCTGAGGACCAGGGTCCGCTCCCTGGATGCTGAGAAAAACTCTCTGCAGCAGACG gTCGTGTTCCTTCAAAGAGAGGTGGGGAGGTTACAGTCAGACCTGAAGGAACAGCAGCTGACTGAACAGCAACTCCTCACTGTGAAG ACACAAGCAGCAGAGCGGGCACTGATGAACCAGACCTGCAGAAATTTACAGAAGGAACTTGATGCTCAAGCAAGATGCCTTATGGAGAAGGAGGAAACT gtcatatctctgcagagagaagtggagcagcagcagtcgGCCCTGCAGGAGCAGAAACAGCAGGCTGAGCAGAAGATCCTCACAGCACAGGCTCAGGCCAGCCAATCCAATGAGTTAGTTCAG TCCTGGGCAACTGAACTGATTCAGAGCAAAGAGATCTGCAAAGATTTACAAAATATGCTCAGCGCTCAGTCGGGATGCCTTTTGGAAAAAGAGTCAGAA ATACAAACCCTCAGGCAGCAGCTGGATGATTCCCACAAAGAGAACCTTATAGCTACCATTAGCAAAAGAGAGACAAATCTTGAGGACAGCAG TCTGGAGAACCAAACAGAGGTAGAAACACATCATGATGGAAACACTCACTGTAGGCTGAGAGACTCATTTGCAATGGAAATGAAAGAGCTACTGACACAAATACCGAATCTGAAAAAGATTAGACATCAG GACTTTCCTGAATTTAAAGAGGCAGTGACAACTTTGTTGGCCACCCAAGACGAGTGTGAGACGCTTAAGAAGGAAATCTGTGAAATCCTTGAATGCCTTGACAAAGAGCGGAG CAAATGCCATGAGATGaaggaaaaacacaagacaagacttcTTCGAGCCAAGCAGAAACTTGATGACGAGACTGCCTGGCGTGATGACAAAATCAGTAATCTAGAGCGAGAGCTTTCCTTGTGCTCCCACTCCTTAGCGAAG gagaaAGAGGTCACCATCAGTATTACTGTGGAAAATGACAAACTGCTTATTGAGAGGAGAAGACTGCTACAGCAGCTGAATGAGGAGGAGCACAACAAGAAAGACTGCAATCTAACAGCTTCTTTGTCCAAATGCAG GGTGGATTTTCTAGAGATTGAGAACAAGAAACTGGGAAACAAAATACTCCACATGTCCAATCAGCTCACTGTCCTTGAACGCAGCCTGCAAAAAGTTCAGTCTCTACACTTAAATGAG GAGCTGAAGAAAACATCTAATCCTATGCAAGTtttgaaatctctgcgtttgcAAATCCCAAG TGTGATGATGCCTGAGTCATCTGAAATTCAGGACTTGTTTAAAAATGCTCAGAACAAGCAGCCTGAGGATGTGACTTCTTTCCTCTCTGGATCTCTGTCTCGATCATCTGAGATGGGCTACCTGAATCTGACCTCGGCTCAGAGCCTCTCAGACCACTCTGCTCCCTTAGCTGGCTTCGGCAGCTCAGACAGAACGTGTTCCTGA
- the si:dkey-264d12.5 gene encoding coiled-coil domain-containing protein 30 isoform X1 gives MDQPEDELQQISKWLSEEGLSPDSPKEAQLCLLWRALQHTRGRLSRVTWDLDKQRSQHSAELTEVRKSLEQIRIFTEHKDVLAQEIQDENDQLKDQLRRLISLQDAQISEVAKMLYQQGLTELIHSSPSEQVAYLLVERASLLETGEVPDHLKGQGIREGVEVQAETQSTNTQQSPHKGAPRHHQNPWRRLFGLHKASQSKNTFILAEARRLAGQASSVQRECSRLERDLEEGSRRLAMAHSEIRRLTDELESSHLTQRAYEPELQAAQQEVEQLRQEVEKVKKYELVELRKTKELNDRLDLEIRSLRTRVRSLDAEKNSLQQTVVFLQREVGRLQSDLKEQQLTEQQLLTVKVQSKQDTELTETQAAERALMNQTCRNLQKELDAQARCLMEKEETVISLQREVEQQQSALQEQKQQAEQKILTAQAQASQSNELVQSWATELIQSKEICKDLQNMLSAQSGCLLEKESEIQTLRQQLDDSHKENLIATISKRETNLEDSSLENQTEVETHHDGNTHCRLRDSFAMEMKELLTQIPNLKKIRHQDFPEFKEAVTTLLATQDECETLKKEICEILECLDKERSKCHEMKEKHKTRLLRAKQKLDDETAWRDDKISNLERELSLCSHSLAKEKEVTISITVENDKLLIERRRLLQQLNEEEHNKKDCNLTASLSKCRVDFLEIENKKLGNKILHMSNQLTVLERSLQKVQSLHLNEELKKTSNPMQVLKSLRLQIPSVMMPESSEIQDLFKNAQNKQPEDVTSFLSGSLSRSSEMGYLNLTSAQSLSDHSAPLAGFGSSDRTCS, from the exons ATGGACCAACCAGAG GATGAGCTGCAGCAGATATCCAAATGGCTAAGTGAGGAGGGACTTTCTCCCGACTCGCCTAAGGaggctcagctgtgtttactatGGCGTGCTCTCCAGCATACAAGAGGCCGTCTGAGCAGAGTGACCTGGGATCTGGACAAGCAGCGCTCTCAGCACTCAGCAGAACTGACAGAG gtaCGAAAGTCCTTGGAGCAGATCCGAATCTTTACAGAGCACAAAGATGTTCTGGCTCAGGAGATACAAGATGAAAACGATCAGCTCAAGGACCAGCTGCGTCGGCTAATATCTCTTCAAG ATGCTCAGATAAGTGAGGTGGCTAAAATGCTGTATCAGCAGGGTCTCACAGAGCTGATTCACAGCAGCCCCAGTGAGCAGGTGGCCTACCTCCTGGTTGAGAGAGCCTCTTTACTTGAAACGGGTGAAGTACCGGACCACCTAAAGGGTCAAGGAATCAGAGAGGGGGTTGAAGTCCAAGCTGAGACGCAGAGCACAAATACACAACAG TCTCCCCACAAGGGGGCACCACGTCATCACCAGAATCCATGGAGGAGACTCTTTGGACTACACAAAGCCTCTCAAAGCAAAAACACTTTTATTCTG GCTGAGGCCAGGCGTTTGGCTGGCCAGGCAAGCAGCGTGCAGAGGGAGTGCTCCCGTTTGGAGCGTGACTTGGAGGAGGGTTCACGTCGGTTGGCCATGGCCCACAGTGAGATCAGGCGTTTGACCGATGAGCTGGAGTCTTCTCATTTGACCCAAAGAGCTTATG agCCTGAGCTGCAGGCAGCACAGCAGGAGGTAGAGCAACTCAGACAGGAAGtagaaaaagtaaagaaatatg AACTTGTAGAACTGCGAAAGACCAAGGAGCTAAATGATCGACTGGATCTGGAGATCAGATCCCTGAGGACCAGGGTCCGCTCCCTGGATGCTGAGAAAAACTCTCTGCAGCAGACG gTCGTGTTCCTTCAAAGAGAGGTGGGGAGGTTACAGTCAGACCTGAAGGAACAGCAGCTGACTGAACAGCAACTCCTCACTGTGAAGGTTCAGAGCAAGCAGGACACAGAGCTGACTGAA ACACAAGCAGCAGAGCGGGCACTGATGAACCAGACCTGCAGAAATTTACAGAAGGAACTTGATGCTCAAGCAAGATGCCTTATGGAGAAGGAGGAAACT gtcatatctctgcagagagaagtggagcagcagcagtcgGCCCTGCAGGAGCAGAAACAGCAGGCTGAGCAGAAGATCCTCACAGCACAGGCTCAGGCCAGCCAATCCAATGAGTTAGTTCAG TCCTGGGCAACTGAACTGATTCAGAGCAAAGAGATCTGCAAAGATTTACAAAATATGCTCAGCGCTCAGTCGGGATGCCTTTTGGAAAAAGAGTCAGAA ATACAAACCCTCAGGCAGCAGCTGGATGATTCCCACAAAGAGAACCTTATAGCTACCATTAGCAAAAGAGAGACAAATCTTGAGGACAGCAG TCTGGAGAACCAAACAGAGGTAGAAACACATCATGATGGAAACACTCACTGTAGGCTGAGAGACTCATTTGCAATGGAAATGAAAGAGCTACTGACACAAATACCGAATCTGAAAAAGATTAGACATCAG GACTTTCCTGAATTTAAAGAGGCAGTGACAACTTTGTTGGCCACCCAAGACGAGTGTGAGACGCTTAAGAAGGAAATCTGTGAAATCCTTGAATGCCTTGACAAAGAGCGGAG CAAATGCCATGAGATGaaggaaaaacacaagacaagacttcTTCGAGCCAAGCAGAAACTTGATGACGAGACTGCCTGGCGTGATGACAAAATCAGTAATCTAGAGCGAGAGCTTTCCTTGTGCTCCCACTCCTTAGCGAAG gagaaAGAGGTCACCATCAGTATTACTGTGGAAAATGACAAACTGCTTATTGAGAGGAGAAGACTGCTACAGCAGCTGAATGAGGAGGAGCACAACAAGAAAGACTGCAATCTAACAGCTTCTTTGTCCAAATGCAG GGTGGATTTTCTAGAGATTGAGAACAAGAAACTGGGAAACAAAATACTCCACATGTCCAATCAGCTCACTGTCCTTGAACGCAGCCTGCAAAAAGTTCAGTCTCTACACTTAAATGAG GAGCTGAAGAAAACATCTAATCCTATGCAAGTtttgaaatctctgcgtttgcAAATCCCAAG TGTGATGATGCCTGAGTCATCTGAAATTCAGGACTTGTTTAAAAATGCTCAGAACAAGCAGCCTGAGGATGTGACTTCTTTCCTCTCTGGATCTCTGTCTCGATCATCTGAGATGGGCTACCTGAATCTGACCTCGGCTCAGAGCCTCTCAGACCACTCTGCTCCCTTAGCTGGCTTCGGCAGCTCAGACAGAACGTGTTCCTGA